A genomic window from Pseudonocardia broussonetiae includes:
- a CDS encoding anti-sigma factor family protein, with the protein MTLHDRGDLGAHALGLLDDHEARAMDAHLAGCADCRREFASLSRTALALRDVPPEVFLDGPPDSDLLLARTVRAVRAERGGARRRRRLALVAAAVAVAVALVGGGAVLGQALAPGSTTVAAGARTLEGTAGTIVASATVTPAAGWVRVATTVRGIPAGKRCTIIVVGRDGTENVAGSWLVSPAWEVEGGTVQGSAIIDPEDVLAVAIRDEGGTDLITLRV; encoded by the coding sequence ATGACGCTCCACGACCGCGGCGACCTCGGCGCCCACGCCCTCGGCCTGCTCGACGACCACGAGGCGCGCGCGATGGACGCCCACCTCGCCGGCTGCGCCGACTGCCGGCGCGAGTTCGCCTCGCTCAGCCGCACCGCGCTCGCGCTGCGCGACGTGCCGCCCGAGGTCTTCCTCGACGGCCCGCCCGACTCCGACCTGCTGCTGGCGCGGACCGTCCGCGCCGTGCGGGCCGAGCGCGGCGGGGCGCGGCGGCGCCGGCGGCTCGCGCTGGTGGCGGCCGCGGTGGCCGTCGCGGTGGCCCTGGTCGGCGGCGGGGCGGTGCTCGGGCAGGCGCTCGCGCCCGGGTCCACGACCGTCGCGGCCGGCGCCCGGACCCTCGAGGGCACGGCCGGGACGATCGTCGCCTCGGCCACGGTGACGCCCGCGGCCGGGTGGGTGCGGGTGGCGACGACCGTGCGCGGCATCCCGGCCGGGAAGCGCTGCACGATCATCGTGGTCGGCCGCGACGGCACCGAGAACGTCGCCGGGAGCTGGCTGGTCTCCCCCGCCTGGGAGGTCGAGGGCGGCACGGTGCAGGGCTCGGCGATCATCGATCCCGAGGACGTCCTGGCCGTCGCGATCCGCGACGAGGGCGGCACGGACCTCATCACGCTGCGGGTCTAG
- a CDS encoding cytochrome ubiquinol oxidase subunit I, with product MDALDLARWQFGITTIYHFLFVPLTIGLSVVVAALQTAWHRTGREEYLRATRFFGKLFLINFAMGVVTGIVQEFQFGMNWSTYSTFVGDVFGAPLALEALLAFFLESTFIGLWIFGWDKLPKRVHLATIWAAALGSNLSAYFILAANAWMRHPVGFAVDEATGRARLTDIGAVLTNPQAWSTYVHVLGASFVVAGLFVVAVSAYRLWRHRDADSTMFRTTLRAGLVTTVVAGAVVALSGDHQAKLMAQYEPMKLASAEALWRTEAPTGFSLFAVGDVEGSRNVVNVQVPYVLSFLATGSFTGEVEGIVDLQERFEEQFGPADYVPNVPVLYWAFRLMMGLGGAGIAVGVLGLWLTRRGRLPEQGWMYGVAVLALPAALAANIAGWVLTEIGRQPWTVVGELMTAASVSPGVSLGEVAFSLSVFTLLYGALAVVEARLLWRYVQAGPAHVTPTVAPGAAVPAFTY from the coding sequence GTGGACGCCCTGGACCTCGCCCGCTGGCAGTTCGGGATCACGACGATCTACCACTTCCTGTTCGTGCCGCTGACGATCGGGCTCTCCGTCGTCGTCGCCGCGCTGCAGACCGCGTGGCACCGCACCGGCCGCGAGGAGTACCTGCGCGCCACGCGGTTCTTCGGGAAGCTCTTCCTCATCAACTTCGCGATGGGCGTCGTGACCGGCATCGTGCAGGAGTTCCAGTTCGGCATGAACTGGTCGACCTACTCGACGTTCGTCGGCGACGTCTTCGGCGCCCCGCTGGCCCTGGAGGCGCTGCTCGCGTTCTTCCTGGAGTCGACGTTCATCGGCCTGTGGATCTTCGGCTGGGACAAGCTCCCCAAGCGCGTCCACCTCGCGACGATCTGGGCCGCCGCGCTCGGCTCGAACCTCTCGGCCTACTTCATCCTCGCCGCGAACGCCTGGATGCGGCACCCCGTCGGCTTCGCGGTCGACGAGGCCACGGGCCGCGCGCGCCTCACCGACATCGGCGCGGTCCTGACCAACCCGCAGGCGTGGTCGACCTACGTGCACGTGCTCGGGGCGTCGTTCGTCGTGGCCGGGCTGTTCGTGGTGGCCGTCAGCGCCTACCGGCTGTGGCGCCACCGCGACGCCGACTCGACGATGTTCCGCACGACCCTGCGCGCGGGGCTGGTCACGACCGTCGTCGCCGGTGCGGTGGTGGCGCTGTCGGGCGACCACCAGGCCAAGCTGATGGCGCAGTACGAGCCGATGAAGCTCGCCTCGGCCGAGGCGCTGTGGCGCACCGAGGCCCCCACCGGGTTCTCGCTGTTCGCCGTCGGCGACGTCGAGGGCTCGCGCAACGTCGTCAACGTCCAGGTCCCCTACGTGCTGTCGTTCCTCGCGACCGGGTCGTTCACCGGCGAGGTCGAGGGCATCGTCGACCTGCAGGAGCGCTTCGAGGAGCAGTTCGGCCCCGCCGACTACGTCCCGAACGTGCCGGTCCTCTACTGGGCCTTCCGGCTGATGATGGGCCTGGGCGGGGCGGGCATCGCCGTCGGCGTGCTCGGGCTCTGGCTCACCCGCCGCGGCCGGCTCCCCGAGCAGGGCTGGATGTACGGGGTGGCGGTGCTGGCTCTGCCGGCCGCCCTCGCCGCCAACATCGCGGGCTGGGTGCTCACCGAGATCGGCCGCCAGCCGTGGACGGTCGTCGGCGAGCTGATGACGGCCGCGAGCGTCTCGCCCGGCGTCTCGCTCGGGGAGGTCGCGTTCTCGCTGAGCGTGTTCACGCTGCTCTACGGCGCGCTCGCCGTCGTCGAGGCGCGGCTGCTGTGGCGCTACGTCCAGGCCGGCCCCGCCCACGTCACGCCCACCGTCGCGCCGGGTGCCGCCGTCCCGGCCTTCACCTACTAG
- the cydC gene encoding thiol reductant ABC exporter subunit CydC, with amino-acid sequence MSDPLLRMIALARPRGARFALGVLAGAVATASAVALLAVAAWLIATAAAQPPLTALSVAVVATRALGVTRGVARYLERLITHDAALRTLADVRVRVYERLAATEPVRRFRSGDLVTRLVGDTDATQDLLVRGLTPPAAALVTGAGVVALSTAVLVPGGVLLATGLLLGGLAVPLLAAAAGRGPGRRAAASRAELSTALVDAVHGAPDLQAFGAMDAAVARVEAADAALTRVARRDATLLGLGAGASALVAGLTLWGTLLLGVAAVDDLGTVGLAVLVLTALAAFEVVAPLPVVAARLGALRAAGARLFDVLDTPPAVMRRSAAPVLPASPGLRIRDLRVRYGPDEPWVLDGLDLDLPPGRRVAVVGPSGVGKSTLASVLFRFRDPDGGTVHLDGVDVTTQDADDVRAAIGGVPADPHVFDSTVRENLRLARPGATDGELAAVLDRVRLTGALAPAGGLDAETGPHGDRLSGGMRTRLALARALLADPRVLVLDEPTAHLDPETRDAVLADVLDATRGRTVVLITHDPAGLDELDEVVPLVAGGRTSRFAGPS; translated from the coding sequence ATGAGCGACCCGCTGCTCCGGATGATCGCGCTCGCCCGGCCGCGGGGGGCGCGGTTCGCGCTCGGCGTGCTGGCCGGGGCGGTCGCGACGGCGTCGGCGGTGGCGCTGCTCGCCGTCGCGGCCTGGCTGATCGCGACGGCCGCCGCGCAGCCCCCGCTCACGGCGCTCAGCGTCGCCGTCGTCGCGACGCGCGCGCTCGGCGTCACGCGGGGGGTGGCGCGCTACCTGGAAAGGCTGATCACCCACGACGCCGCGCTGCGGACCCTGGCCGACGTGCGCGTGCGCGTCTACGAGCGGCTCGCCGCGACCGAACCCGTGCGCCGCTTCCGCTCCGGCGACCTCGTGACCCGGCTCGTCGGCGACACCGACGCCACGCAGGACCTGCTGGTCCGCGGCCTCACCCCGCCGGCGGCGGCGCTGGTCACCGGGGCCGGGGTGGTGGCGCTGTCGACGGCGGTGCTGGTGCCCGGCGGCGTCCTGCTGGCCACGGGGCTGCTGCTCGGCGGGCTGGCCGTGCCGCTGCTCGCCGCGGCGGCCGGGCGCGGGCCGGGGCGGCGGGCGGCGGCTTCGCGGGCGGAGCTGTCGACGGCGCTGGTCGACGCCGTGCACGGCGCCCCCGACCTGCAGGCGTTCGGCGCGATGGACGCCGCCGTCGCGCGCGTCGAGGCCGCCGACGCCGCGCTCACCCGCGTGGCCCGTCGTGACGCGACGCTGCTCGGGCTCGGCGCCGGGGCGTCGGCGCTGGTGGCGGGGCTGACGCTGTGGGGCACGCTGCTGCTGGGCGTCGCCGCCGTCGACGACCTGGGCACCGTCGGGCTGGCGGTGCTGGTGCTGACGGCGCTGGCCGCGTTCGAGGTCGTGGCGCCGCTGCCCGTCGTGGCCGCGCGGCTCGGCGCCCTGCGGGCGGCCGGGGCCCGGCTGTTCGACGTGCTCGACACTCCGCCCGCGGTGATGCGGCGGTCTGCCGCCCCCGTGCTCCCGGCCTCCCCCGGCCTGCGGATCCGCGACCTGCGCGTCCGCTACGGCCCCGACGAGCCGTGGGTGCTCGACGGGCTCGACCTCGACCTCCCGCCCGGGCGGCGCGTCGCCGTCGTCGGGCCGAGCGGGGTGGGCAAGTCGACGCTGGCGTCGGTGCTGTTCCGGTTCCGCGACCCCGACGGCGGCACGGTGCACCTCGACGGCGTCGACGTCACCACGCAGGACGCCGACGACGTCCGCGCCGCGATCGGCGGCGTCCCCGCCGACCCGCACGTGTTCGACTCCACCGTCCGCGAGAACCTGCGCCTGGCCCGGCCCGGCGCCACGGACGGCGAGCTGGCGGCGGTGCTGGACCGCGTCCGGCTCACCGGCGCCCTCGCCCCCGCCGGCGGGCTGGACGCGGAGACCGGCCCGCACGGCGACCGCCTCTCCGGCGGCATGCGAACCCGCCTCGCCCTGGCCCGCGCCCTGCTCGCCGACCCCCGGGTCCTGGTGCTCGACGAACCCACCGCCCACCTCGACCCGGAGACCCGCGATGCGGTGCTGGCCGACGTGCTGGACGCCACCCGCGGCCGCACGGTCGTCCTGATCACCCACGATCCTGCGGGGTTGGACGAGCTGGACGAGGTGGTTCCCCTGGTCGCCGGGGGCCGGACGTCACGGTTCGCGGGACCGTCGTGA
- the cydD gene encoding thiol reductant ABC exporter subunit CydD, translated as MRVHLAVTVACGVATTALILVQAGILARTIATAELSVSVAALGAFVLARVALAYGGEALALRSAASVKSALRRRLVRSVGRAPQDAGEVVTLATRGLDALDDYVARFLPQLVLAVLVPAAVLVVVARADWVSALVIGLTLPLIPLFMALVGWHTQARTRRQWRLLERLGGHFLDVVEGLPTLALFRRSKAEAARIREATDAHRDATLGTLRIAFLSAFVLELLATLAVALVAVEVGLRLLYGQLDLETALLVLILAPEAYLPLREVGARFHASTEGVAAAERVFAVLERPVPAVVEGPPVPAPSVVRFEDVSLSYGDLPVLRGLDLALTAGTTTLVTGRSGAGKSTLLALLLRFAEPDSGRITVDGRDLAVLSTVQWRRLIAWVPQRPHLFDATLADNIRLGSPDAPLAEVVRAAEQAGLAYVVAGLPAGYDTRLGERGTRLSSGQRQRVALARAFLRDAPVVLLDEPTAHLDAATAAGVREAVRELVRGRTAVVVAHDEGWADLADEVVRLDALVPA; from the coding sequence GTGCGGGTGCACCTGGCGGTCACCGTCGCGTGCGGGGTGGCGACGACCGCGCTGATCCTGGTGCAGGCCGGGATCCTCGCCCGGACGATCGCGACGGCGGAGCTCTCCGTCTCCGTCGCCGCGCTGGGGGCGTTCGTGCTCGCCCGCGTCGCGCTCGCCTACGGCGGGGAGGCGCTGGCGCTGCGCAGCGCGGCGTCGGTGAAGTCGGCGCTGCGGCGGCGGCTGGTCCGCAGCGTCGGGCGGGCGCCCCAGGACGCGGGCGAGGTCGTCACGCTGGCCACGCGCGGGCTCGACGCCCTCGACGACTACGTCGCCCGGTTCCTGCCCCAGCTCGTGCTCGCGGTGCTCGTCCCGGCGGCGGTGCTGGTGGTCGTCGCGCGGGCGGACTGGGTCTCGGCGCTGGTCATCGGCCTGACGCTGCCGCTCATCCCGCTGTTCATGGCGCTCGTCGGCTGGCACACCCAGGCCCGGACGCGGCGGCAGTGGCGGCTGCTGGAGCGCCTGGGCGGGCACTTCCTCGACGTCGTCGAGGGCCTGCCGACGCTCGCCCTGTTCCGCCGCTCGAAGGCCGAGGCCGCGCGCATCCGCGAGGCCACCGACGCCCACCGCGACGCCACGCTGGGCACGCTGCGCATCGCGTTCCTCTCGGCGTTCGTGCTGGAGCTGCTGGCGACGCTCGCGGTCGCGCTGGTGGCAGTCGAGGTCGGGCTGCGCCTGCTCTACGGGCAGCTCGACCTGGAGACCGCGCTGCTCGTGCTGATCCTCGCGCCGGAGGCGTACCTGCCGCTGCGCGAGGTGGGGGCGCGGTTCCACGCGTCGACGGAGGGGGTCGCGGCGGCCGAGCGCGTGTTCGCGGTGCTGGAGCGGCCGGTGCCGGCCGTCGTCGAGGGGCCGCCGGTGCCGGCGCCGTCGGTCGTCCGGTTCGAGGACGTCTCGCTGTCCTACGGCGATCTCCCCGTGCTGCGCGGCCTCGACCTCGCCCTCACGGCCGGCACGACCACCCTGGTCACCGGGCGCAGCGGGGCGGGCAAGTCGACGCTGCTGGCGCTGCTGCTGCGGTTCGCGGAGCCGGACTCCGGGCGCATCACGGTCGACGGCCGCGACCTCGCGGTCCTGTCGACGGTGCAGTGGCGCCGGCTCATCGCCTGGGTGCCGCAGCGCCCGCACCTGTTCGACGCGACGCTGGCCGACAACATCCGGCTCGGATCCCCCGATGCCCCGCTCGCCGAGGTGGTGCGCGCGGCCGAGCAGGCGGGGCTGGCCTACGTGGTCGCCGGGCTGCCCGCGGGTTACGACACGCGGCTCGGCGAGCGCGGCACGCGGCTGTCGTCGGGGCAGCGGCAGCGGGTGGCGCTCGCGCGCGCGTTCCTGCGCGACGCCCCGGTCGTGCTGCTCGACGAGCCGACCGCGCACCTGGACGCGGCCACGGCCGCCGGCGTGCGGGAGGCGGTGCGCGAGCTGGTCCGGGGCCGGACGGCCGTGGTCGTGGCGCACGACGAGGGCTGGGCCGACCTGGCGGACGAGGTCGTGCGGCTCGACGCCCTGGTCCCGGCATGA
- a CDS encoding sigma-70 family RNA polymerase sigma factor encodes MDRTSTGDEALVHAVYSEHGRAMLVYATRLLDDRAAAEDVVQEALVRAWRHPDVLTNGRGSVRGWLLTVVRNIVIDRIRARDSRPREVAEEPERPPVARDHADAVAASVTVHAALGTLSDEHRAVLEQVYLHGRNLDEAAVALGVPKGTVKSRSFYALRALRSVMEAR; translated from the coding sequence GTGGACCGCACCAGTACCGGCGACGAGGCGCTGGTCCACGCCGTCTACTCCGAACACGGACGGGCGATGCTGGTGTACGCGACACGACTTCTCGACGACCGCGCCGCGGCCGAGGACGTGGTCCAGGAGGCCCTCGTCCGGGCCTGGCGCCACCCCGACGTGCTCACGAACGGGCGCGGATCGGTGCGCGGGTGGTTGCTCACCGTGGTGCGCAACATCGTCATCGACCGCATCCGGGCGCGGGACTCCCGCCCGCGCGAGGTCGCCGAGGAGCCCGAGCGGCCCCCGGTGGCGCGCGACCACGCCGACGCCGTGGCCGCGTCGGTCACCGTGCACGCGGCCCTGGGGACGCTGTCCGACGAGCACCGCGCCGTGCTGGAGCAGGTCTACCTGCACGGGCGCAACCTCGACGAGGCCGCCGTCGCACTCGGGGTGCCGAAGGGCACGGTGAAGTCGCGGTCGTTCTACGCGCTGCGCGCCCTGCGCTCGGTGATGGAGGCCCGATGA
- a CDS encoding methylmalonyl-CoA mutase family protein produces the protein MPEAESSEVSVLPLAAEFPAATEAEWTALVDAVLRKAKRIGEDAPEGAGVEKLVRRSPEGIAVRPLYTEVPDAPVGVPGAAPFVRGATADGPVPDGWDVRQRHAGTDADDLRAAVLADLENGVTSVWLDGVAPADLPHVLGDVLLDLAPVVLDAGAGDQAALAEAFLALAAERGTGEALLGTLGLDPVGLRARTGDGPAVDSVVALAERVAADHPLVRAVVVDALPVHAAGGSDAQELGFALAAGLEYLRVLEPLGVPTASRLLEFRLAATAEQFPTIAKLRAARRLWARVTEACGSAQGEGAQPMAQHAVASPTMYTRRDPYVNLLRGTLAGFSAGVGGADAVTVAPFDAALGAAQPFSRRIARNTQALLVEESHLARVIDPAGGSFYVESLTDELARAAWAFFQEIEAAGGAVAALDSGFVAERTAEVRARRERDAATRKRPLTGVSEFPDLDEKPVERQPLPGRPGGGLPVYRPAGAYEEFRDRSDAVLAETGSRPRAFLATLGPLAAYTARAGFTRNLLQAGGIEPVEAGPTETAADVTAAFAEAGTPVAVLCSTDRIYAERAAETVAALREAGATHVLLAGKSDLEGLDGTLHAGCDALAVIDAVFEATAVFEKSGHQEGAR, from the coding sequence ATGCCCGAGGCAGAGTCGTCCGAGGTGTCCGTGTTGCCGCTGGCCGCCGAGTTCCCCGCCGCCACGGAGGCGGAGTGGACCGCGCTGGTCGATGCCGTGCTGCGCAAGGCCAAGCGCATCGGCGAGGACGCCCCCGAGGGCGCCGGCGTCGAGAAGCTGGTGCGCCGGAGCCCCGAGGGGATCGCGGTCCGCCCGCTCTACACGGAGGTGCCCGACGCCCCGGTCGGCGTGCCCGGCGCGGCGCCGTTCGTCCGCGGCGCCACCGCCGACGGCCCGGTGCCCGACGGCTGGGACGTCCGGCAGCGCCACGCCGGCACCGACGCCGACGACCTCCGCGCGGCCGTGCTGGCCGACCTCGAGAACGGCGTCACCTCGGTCTGGCTCGACGGCGTCGCACCCGCCGACCTCCCGCACGTGCTGGGCGACGTCCTGCTCGACCTCGCCCCCGTCGTCCTCGACGCCGGCGCGGGCGACCAGGCCGCGCTCGCCGAGGCGTTCCTCGCCCTCGCCGCCGAGCGCGGCACCGGGGAGGCGCTGCTCGGCACGCTGGGCCTCGACCCGGTCGGGCTGCGCGCCCGCACCGGCGACGGTCCCGCGGTCGACTCGGTCGTCGCGCTCGCCGAGCGGGTCGCGGCCGACCACCCGCTCGTCCGGGCCGTCGTCGTCGACGCCCTGCCGGTGCACGCCGCGGGCGGCTCCGACGCCCAGGAGCTCGGCTTCGCGCTCGCCGCGGGGCTGGAGTACCTGCGCGTGCTGGAGCCCCTGGGCGTGCCGACGGCGTCGCGGCTGCTGGAGTTCCGCCTCGCCGCCACCGCCGAGCAGTTCCCGACGATCGCCAAGCTGCGCGCGGCCCGGCGGCTCTGGGCGCGGGTCACCGAGGCCTGCGGGTCTGCGCAGGGGGAGGGAGCACAGCCCATGGCGCAGCACGCCGTCGCCTCGCCGACGATGTACACCCGCCGCGACCCCTACGTGAACCTGCTGCGCGGCACCCTCGCCGGGTTCTCCGCGGGCGTCGGCGGGGCCGACGCGGTCACCGTCGCCCCCTTCGACGCCGCACTGGGCGCGGCGCAGCCGTTCTCGCGGCGGATCGCGCGCAACACGCAGGCGCTGCTGGTCGAGGAGTCGCACCTCGCCCGCGTCATCGACCCCGCGGGCGGCTCGTTCTACGTCGAGTCGCTCACCGACGAGCTCGCCCGCGCCGCCTGGGCGTTCTTCCAGGAGATCGAGGCGGCGGGCGGGGCGGTCGCCGCGCTCGACTCCGGGTTCGTCGCCGAGCGCACCGCCGAGGTCCGCGCCCGCCGCGAGCGCGACGCGGCCACCCGCAAGCGACCGCTCACCGGCGTCAGCGAGTTCCCCGACCTCGACGAGAAGCCCGTCGAACGGCAACCGCTGCCCGGGCGCCCCGGCGGCGGGCTGCCGGTGTACCGGCCGGCCGGCGCCTACGAGGAGTTCCGCGACCGCTCCGACGCCGTCCTGGCCGAGACGGGGTCGCGCCCGCGCGCGTTCCTGGCCACGCTCGGCCCGCTCGCGGCCTACACCGCCCGCGCCGGCTTCACCCGCAACCTGCTGCAGGCGGGCGGGATCGAGCCCGTCGAGGCCGGACCGACCGAGACGGCCGCCGACGTCACCGCCGCCTTCGCCGAGGCCGGCACGCCCGTCGCCGTCCTGTGCTCCACCGACCGGATCTACGCCGAGCGCGCCGCCGAGACGGTCGCCGCGCTCCGCGAGGCCGGCGCCACGCACGTGCTGCTGGCCGGGAAGAGCGACCTGGAGGGCCTCGACGGCACGCTGCACGCCGGCTGCGACGCCCTCGCCGTGATCGACGCCGTGTTCGAGGCGACTGCCGTGTTCGAGAAGTCCGGCCACCAGGAGGGTGCGCGATGA
- the cydB gene encoding cytochrome d ubiquinol oxidase subunit II: MDLPTLWFLAIALLWTGYLVLEGFDFGVGMLLPTVGRDEAGRRTMINAIGPVWDGNEVWLITAIGAMFAAFPAWYAATLSGFYLPVLLIVVALVFRGVAFEYRGKIDSVVWRRRWDAAILGGSLVPAFGWGLVFANLLRGVEIGADGVVRSGLVDLLSPYALLGGLATTTLFVLHGALFLGLKTDGPVRHRARLAARTSAFAAVPVAGGFLAWTVRDQGSGAVAALLAVGLLLAAVAAAARRREGWAFAATAAAVVALAVVVFDGLHPALMRSTVSPAFDLTVANASSGPYTLGVLSVIGAVFLPLVIGYQAWSYWVFRKRVRVEAS, from the coding sequence ATGGACCTCCCCACGCTCTGGTTCCTCGCCATCGCCCTGCTGTGGACGGGCTACCTGGTGCTGGAGGGCTTCGACTTCGGCGTCGGGATGCTGCTGCCCACCGTCGGCCGCGACGAGGCCGGGCGCCGCACGATGATCAACGCGATCGGCCCGGTCTGGGACGGCAACGAGGTCTGGCTGATCACCGCGATCGGCGCGATGTTCGCCGCCTTCCCCGCCTGGTACGCCGCGACGCTGTCGGGCTTCTACCTGCCGGTGCTGCTCATCGTGGTGGCGCTGGTGTTCCGCGGGGTCGCCTTCGAGTACCGCGGCAAGATCGACTCCGTCGTGTGGCGCAGGCGCTGGGACGCCGCGATCCTCGGCGGCAGCCTGGTGCCCGCGTTCGGCTGGGGCCTGGTGTTCGCGAACCTGCTGCGCGGGGTCGAGATCGGCGCCGACGGCGTGGTCCGCTCGGGTCTGGTCGACCTCCTCTCCCCCTACGCCCTGCTCGGCGGCCTCGCGACGACCACGCTGTTCGTGCTGCACGGCGCGCTGTTCCTCGGTCTCAAGACCGACGGCCCGGTGCGCCACCGCGCACGGCTCGCGGCCCGGACGTCGGCGTTCGCCGCGGTGCCCGTGGCCGGCGGGTTCCTGGCCTGGACGGTGCGCGACCAGGGCTCGGGCGCGGTCGCGGCGCTGCTCGCGGTGGGCCTGCTGCTGGCGGCCGTCGCGGCGGCGGCCCGGCGTCGCGAGGGGTGGGCGTTCGCGGCCACGGCGGCGGCGGTCGTGGCGCTGGCGGTGGTGGTCTTCGACGGGCTGCATCCCGCGCTCATGCGGTCGACGGTCTCCCCCGCGTTCGACCTCACGGTCGCGAACGCGTCGTCGGGGCCGTACACGCTCGGCGTGCTCAGCGTCATCGGGGCGGTGTTCCTGCCGCTGGTGATCGGGTACCAGGCGTGGAGCTACTGGGTGTTCCGGAAGCGGGTGCGCGTTGAGGCCTCTTGA
- a CDS encoding Rieske (2Fe-2S) protein: protein MTTRRSLLAAACGTCAAALTGCAGYGPGRSAATAPLPPTSAATVPDPAAAPTSTSIPVADALAAAAAVPVGGGLVLADLDLVVTQPVEGEFAAFSATCTHQGCAVTEVVDGQIVCPCHGSTFSITDGAPTAGPAEQPLPPRAVSLQGGRIVLA, encoded by the coding sequence ATGACGACCCGACGCTCCCTGCTCGCCGCGGCCTGCGGCACCTGCGCCGCCGCCCTGACCGGCTGCGCCGGCTACGGGCCGGGCCGCAGCGCGGCGACGGCACCGCTGCCGCCCACGTCGGCGGCGACCGTGCCCGACCCGGCCGCCGCCCCCACTTCCACCTCGATCCCCGTCGCCGACGCCCTCGCCGCCGCGGCGGCGGTCCCGGTCGGCGGCGGGCTCGTGCTCGCCGACCTCGACCTCGTCGTCACCCAGCCCGTGGAGGGCGAGTTCGCGGCGTTCTCGGCCACGTGCACGCACCAGGGCTGCGCGGTCACCGAGGTCGTCGACGGCCAGATCGTCTGCCCCTGCCACGGCAGCACCTTCTCGATCACTGACGGCGCGCCGACCGCGGGCCCGGCCGAGCAGCCGCTGCCGCCGCGGGCCGTCAGCCTGCAGGGGGGCCGCATCGTGCTGGCCTGA
- a CDS encoding DUF6529 family protein, which produces MSAPTAGARRVAEDERYTEEGPTHSAAPAVRTGPLLVAVALGTLVSVGLGVYGRLHEPAFFAISVAGFSSGTAVKSWLGTAAFVLVLAQVVSARRMYRGGGRVAAALHRWSGRAAVLLTVPVAVHCLYALGYQDSTPRVLVHSLAGCAVYGAFVAKMLVLGRPGGPRWAVPVLGALLFVALTALWLTSSLWFFTTSGLTF; this is translated from the coding sequence ATGAGCGCCCCGACCGCCGGCGCCCGCCGCGTCGCCGAGGACGAGCGCTACACCGAGGAGGGCCCGACGCACTCCGCCGCGCCGGCGGTCCGCACCGGGCCGCTGCTGGTGGCCGTCGCGCTCGGGACGCTCGTCTCCGTCGGCCTCGGCGTCTACGGCCGCCTGCACGAGCCGGCGTTCTTCGCGATCAGCGTCGCCGGGTTCTCCAGCGGCACCGCCGTGAAGAGCTGGCTCGGCACGGCCGCGTTCGTGCTCGTGCTGGCCCAGGTCGTGTCGGCCCGGCGCATGTACCGCGGCGGCGGGCGGGTCGCGGCGGCACTGCACCGCTGGTCCGGGCGTGCGGCGGTGCTGCTGACCGTGCCCGTCGCCGTCCACTGCCTGTACGCCCTGGGCTACCAGGACTCCACCCCGCGCGTGCTCGTGCACTCCCTCGCGGGCTGCGCGGTCTACGGCGCGTTCGTCGCGAAGATGCTGGTGCTGGGCCGCCCGGGCGGCCCGCGCTGGGCGGTGCCGGTGCTGGGCGCGCTGCTGTTCGTCGCGCTCACCGCGCTGTGGCTCACCTCGTCGCTGTGGTTCTTCACCACCTCCGGCCTGACGTTCTGA